A window from Mangifera indica cultivar Alphonso chromosome 2, CATAS_Mindica_2.1, whole genome shotgun sequence encodes these proteins:
- the LOC123209137 gene encoding chaperone protein dnaJ 16-like isoform X2, which produces MPSYLFLLHFDQDGSSGLSLALQEDNTKTEKVTAAGMYFLGFLVHQLDQTANLPAAAKDPDAASFKKLDILQPCEITELKAGTHTFAVYGDYYFFLKSASCTIEFLCAAPFKEEKENL; this is translated from the exons ATGCCTTCCTATTTATTT TTATTGCATTTTGATCAAGATGGGAGTAGTGGATTGAGCCTTGCACTGCAG GAGGACAACACAAAAACTGAGAAGGTGACAGCTGCTGGCATGTATTTTCTTGGTTTCCTGGTTCACCAGTTAGATCAAACAGCCAACTTG cCAGCTGCTGCAAAGGATCCGGATGCTGCCAGCTTTAAAAAACTGGATATCCTTCAGCCATGTGAAATAACTGAACTGAAGGCAGGCACACATACATTTGCTGTTTATG gtgattattatttttttttaaaaagtgctAGCTGCACTATAGAATTTCTTTGTGCTGCACCTTTTAAAGAAGAGAAGGAGAATCTTTGA
- the LOC123209137 gene encoding uncharacterized protein LOC123209137 isoform X1 codes for MLAFAISVESLTLAPFFFSSFFLNSSSSDDFAAFLETELEATSAESSLDEEAEDDIYKMRKQGMKNLRMRKPEMKKPRMRRLQMIMASIAREFYSRLFFMSRWHGGGYFHCKDTIGQHFLSCQIAVIAIIPFML; via the exons ATGCTGGCATTTGCCATCTCTGTAGAG TCCCTAACTCTCGCTCCATTTTTCTTCAGTTCATTCTTCC TAAATTCATCCAGTAGTGACgactttgctgcatttcttgaGACAGAGCTAGAAGCTACTTCAGCTGAATCATCACTAGATGAAGAAGCTGaagatgacatatataaaatgaGGAAGCAAGGGATGAAGAACCTAAGGATGAGGAAGCCAGAGATGAAGAagccaaggatgaggaggttgCAGATGATAATGGCCTCAATCGCAAgag AATTCTATTCTCGTTTGTTCTTTATGTCAAGGTGGCATGGAGGTGGGTATTTCCATTGTAAAGACACTATCGGTCAACATTTTTTGAGTTGTCAAATTGCAGTAATTGCAATCATTCCTTTTAtgctataa